From Desulfuromonas soudanensis, the proteins below share one genomic window:
- a CDS encoding DUF748 domain-containing protein, giving the protein MKNTLAKLRELPPLQKAALWLGIAVLVYTLIGFLVAPLILKAVLEKKLPQALNRPVTIETVRLNPFALSLTIEGFALAEKDGPDPFVFFDRLYVNLESFSLFKKGLILQSISLKGPAIHVRRLDEKTFSFSDLLAGPAGEEPAEEKSGPFLFSINNIEIENGSIRYEDLPKGASHTIDAFTLAIPSISNLPSRVQASVQPHFSAVINGTPISLAGGSKPFAETRATEVDLKMSGINIPEYLAYIPNPTGLTVKSALLDIDTRLSYLLMPDEAARLALTGTLTLRAVEVIDGKGESYLRFPSLTVVLADSDLLKKEIRLAELTLDSPQLDLTRLPDGSILPLALLSPSDGGAPEAPADREEAPSPSDDPVSVTIDRFRLDNGAVTWTDQALENPARVRLDAIALTAAPLSTVPGTENAVTGSLRLNQTGSLKTDGILVLDPLALNTSVTVEGVQLKDFQPYLSEEARIVLAGGTLGLQGDLAVKEDAAGQPGLHFAGQSSVAGLATTDTLSGEDLVKWKDLQVREIAFSSSPFELTIAEIRLENPYVKVLINDDGTVNISHIARTDGRKDAPSTAPLGKETPPGAEAKIAIQKVTLRNGKVLFLDRSIKPAYGANLDQLNGAITGLSSRAGTLATVKVDARIDKQAPLAISGEVNPLSEVPFADIKIDFKDFNLSPLSPYTGKYVGYKTDKGKLNLDLRYQLKGNRLESSNNVFLDQFTLGEGVESPDATSLPVSLALALLKNRQGEISLDIPVTGDLNDPEFSVGGVVIQVLVNLVTKAATSPFALLGSLIPEGEDLQHIPFEPGRAQLTAETTGKLSAVANVLHERPGLRMDISGGAASVLDRRALARIRMDKLVKLEKLKGTGGKKGEDVDLQGIEVNVEEYPRYLKQAYSKALKAAEDEGRKEPLPGSPENEGEAVSRMEAFLLQGIKIEEEELRLLALDRANTVLGYLIEPGKVEPGRLFVIEPHLARPEEEGAQESQTQVELLLK; this is encoded by the coding sequence ATGAAAAATACCCTCGCGAAGCTCCGGGAATTGCCCCCGCTGCAGAAAGCCGCTCTCTGGCTCGGAATCGCCGTCCTTGTCTACACCCTCATCGGCTTTCTGGTTGCCCCCCTCATCCTGAAGGCGGTCCTGGAGAAGAAACTCCCCCAGGCCCTGAACCGGCCGGTGACCATCGAGACGGTCCGCCTGAACCCCTTTGCCCTCTCGCTCACCATCGAGGGGTTCGCCCTGGCCGAGAAGGACGGACCGGACCCCTTCGTGTTTTTCGACCGGCTCTACGTCAACCTTGAGAGCTTTTCCCTTTTCAAAAAAGGGTTGATCCTCCAGTCGATCTCGCTGAAGGGCCCGGCGATCCATGTCCGGCGCCTGGACGAGAAGACCTTCAGCTTCTCCGATCTTCTCGCCGGTCCGGCCGGCGAAGAGCCTGCGGAGGAGAAGTCGGGACCATTCCTCTTTTCCATCAACAATATCGAGATAGAAAACGGCAGCATCCGATATGAGGACCTCCCCAAGGGGGCGAGCCACACCATCGATGCCTTCACTCTGGCCATCCCTTCGATTTCCAACCTGCCGAGCAGGGTCCAGGCCTCTGTTCAACCGCATTTTTCGGCGGTCATCAACGGCACGCCGATTTCCCTGGCCGGTGGAAGCAAACCCTTTGCCGAAACGAGGGCCACCGAGGTCGACCTGAAGATGAGCGGAATCAACATCCCGGAGTACCTGGCCTACATCCCCAACCCGACGGGGTTGACCGTCAAATCGGCGCTGCTCGATATCGACACCCGCCTCTCCTACCTCCTGATGCCTGACGAGGCGGCCCGGCTGGCGCTGACAGGAACCCTCACCCTGCGCGCCGTGGAGGTGATCGACGGCAAGGGGGAGAGTTATCTGCGCTTCCCCTCCCTCACGGTGGTGCTGGCCGATTCCGACCTTTTGAAAAAGGAAATCCGCCTGGCCGAGCTCACCCTCGATTCCCCGCAGCTCGACCTGACCCGACTCCCGGACGGATCGATCCTCCCCCTGGCTCTCCTCTCTCCTTCCGACGGCGGTGCCCCAGAAGCTCCGGCCGACAGGGAGGAAGCGCCATCCCCCTCCGACGACCCCGTCAGTGTGACCATCGACCGCTTCCGCCTCGACAACGGCGCCGTCACCTGGACCGACCAGGCCCTGGAAAACCCTGCCAGGGTCCGCCTCGACGCCATCGCCCTCACCGCCGCCCCCCTCTCCACGGTCCCCGGAACCGAGAACGCCGTCACCGGGTCGCTGCGGCTGAATCAGACGGGAAGCCTCAAGACTGACGGCATCCTGGTTCTCGACCCCCTGGCCCTGAATACCTCGGTGACGGTCGAGGGCGTGCAGCTCAAGGATTTTCAGCCCTACCTGTCGGAGGAGGCGCGCATCGTCCTCGCCGGCGGCACCCTGGGCCTCCAGGGTGATCTCGCTGTCAAGGAAGATGCCGCCGGCCAGCCTGGCCTCCATTTTGCCGGTCAAAGCTCCGTCGCCGGATTGGCCACAACCGATACTTTATCCGGAGAGGATCTGGTGAAATGGAAGGATCTCCAGGTCAGGGAGATCGCCTTTTCTTCCAGCCCATTTGAACTCACCATCGCCGAAATCCGTCTGGAAAACCCTTACGTCAAGGTCCTGATCAACGACGACGGCACCGTCAACATCTCCCATATCGCCCGCACCGACGGCAGGAAGGACGCTCCGTCAACGGCTCCCCTCGGAAAGGAGACGCCTCCTGGGGCAGAGGCAAAGATCGCCATCCAAAAGGTGACCCTCCGCAACGGCAAGGTCCTGTTTCTCGATCGCAGCATCAAGCCGGCGTACGGTGCCAACCTCGACCAGTTGAACGGCGCGATTACCGGTCTCTCCTCCAGGGCTGGAACCCTGGCGACCGTCAAGGTCGACGCCCGGATCGACAAGCAGGCGCCGCTGGCAATCTCCGGAGAGGTCAACCCCTTGAGCGAGGTGCCGTTTGCCGACATCAAGATCGATTTCAAGGATTTCAACCTCAGCCCCCTTTCCCCATACACCGGCAAATATGTCGGCTACAAGACGGACAAGGGAAAGTTGAATCTCGATCTGCGCTACCAGCTCAAGGGGAACAGACTGGAGAGCAGCAATAATGTTTTCCTCGATCAATTCACCCTCGGCGAAGGGGTGGAGAGCCCCGACGCCACCTCCCTGCCCGTGAGCCTGGCCCTGGCGCTATTGAAAAACCGTCAGGGGGAGATCTCCCTCGATATCCCGGTCACCGGCGACCTCAACGACCCCGAGTTCAGCGTCGGCGGCGTGGTGATTCAGGTCCTGGTCAACCTCGTCACCAAGGCGGCGACCTCCCCCTTCGCCCTTCTCGGCAGCCTGATCCCGGAAGGAGAAGACCTGCAGCATATCCCCTTCGAACCGGGTCGGGCCCAATTGACGGCGGAGACGACGGGGAAACTCTCCGCGGTGGCCAACGTGCTCCATGAGCGCCCCGGATTGCGGATGGATATCTCCGGCGGCGCCGCAAGCGTTCTCGACCGCCGGGCCCTGGCCCGCATCCGGATGGATAAACTCGTCAAGCTGGAAAAACTCAAGGGAACCGGAGGGAAGAAGGGAGAGGATGTCGACCTCCAGGGGATCGAGGTCAACGTCGAAGAGTATCCCCGGTATCTGAAGCAGGCCTACAGCAAGGCGCTGAAGGCGGCTGAAGATGAGGGCAGGAAAGAGCCTCTGCCGGGGAGCCCGGAGAACGAAGGGGAGGCGGTGTCGCGGATGGAGGCGTTCCTTCTCCAAGGGATAAAAATCGAAGAAGAGGAGCTGAGGCTGCTGGCTCTCGACCGGGCGAACACGGTCCTCGGTTATCTCATCGAGCCGGGAAAAGTCGAACCGGGGCGGCTCTTCGTGATCGAGCCGCACCTGGCCCGTCCCGAGGAGGAAGGGGCGCAGGAGAGCCAGACCCAGGTCGAGCTGCTGCTCAAATAG
- a CDS encoding AgmX/PglI C-terminal domain-containing protein: MLQELEPLNARIEQVRGIIATLEGDLAHAEAELETFSLDKQRFEALQDVCTALDKLTELEAEELFWNELPQIGDRSGHLGRLRERISKFAEEIRGFEEIQKSLKARIETRRFELEDLHEEVHDAYAREERRKEELVIEREISPVPSRPIIMPWNSDSESEKHFRRSMLLALLLCFAFGSLIHWVTVPVVDRYSSVVEIPERLAMLVKKEPPKPEPVPEKIVEEVKPEPEEKKPDKTKKTPEKEAPKVPSAVAETKAARKKAESTGVLAFKNTFSELMDETPVAKLGSQARLSKDAPRAAGQARPQRSLVAMQGKGSSGGIGNATVSRNVGGGGTGDRIGGVGFARVESSVAGLAEEGGRRVSDGPGASRTDEEIQIVFDRYKATLYRIYNKELRKDPTLRGKILLKITIEPGGEVSLCKVESTDLASPELVAQIVDRVEKFNFGPKDGVPKTTILYPIDFLPAG; the protein is encoded by the coding sequence TTGTTACAGGAATTGGAGCCTCTGAACGCGCGGATCGAGCAGGTGCGGGGGATCATTGCGACCCTCGAAGGCGATCTGGCTCATGCAGAGGCAGAGCTCGAGACGTTTTCTCTCGACAAGCAGCGGTTCGAGGCTTTGCAGGATGTTTGTACTGCCCTCGACAAGCTGACCGAGCTGGAGGCCGAAGAGCTCTTTTGGAACGAACTGCCGCAGATCGGGGACAGATCCGGACATCTGGGGCGGCTTCGGGAGCGTATTTCCAAGTTCGCCGAGGAAATCCGGGGATTTGAGGAGATACAGAAATCCCTCAAGGCGCGGATCGAGACCCGCCGCTTCGAGCTGGAGGACCTTCACGAAGAAGTCCACGATGCCTACGCCCGCGAAGAGAGGCGCAAGGAAGAACTCGTCATCGAGCGGGAGATTTCCCCGGTCCCTTCGCGCCCGATCATCATGCCCTGGAACTCGGACAGCGAGAGCGAAAAGCACTTCCGCCGCTCCATGCTCCTGGCGCTCCTCCTCTGTTTCGCCTTTGGGTCTCTTATCCACTGGGTGACGGTGCCGGTGGTCGACCGTTATTCTTCGGTGGTGGAAATTCCCGAGCGCCTGGCCATGCTGGTGAAAAAGGAACCGCCCAAGCCGGAACCGGTACCCGAGAAGATCGTCGAAGAGGTCAAACCGGAACCGGAAGAGAAGAAACCGGACAAAACGAAAAAAACCCCGGAAAAGGAAGCGCCCAAGGTCCCTTCCGCCGTCGCCGAGACCAAGGCTGCACGGAAAAAGGCCGAAAGCACGGGTGTCCTCGCCTTCAAAAACACCTTTTCCGAGCTGATGGACGAAACCCCCGTCGCCAAGCTCGGAAGCCAGGCCCGTCTGAGCAAGGATGCGCCGAGAGCGGCGGGACAGGCCCGTCCCCAGCGTTCGCTGGTGGCCATGCAGGGGAAGGGGTCCAGCGGCGGGATAGGCAATGCCACCGTCAGCCGCAACGTCGGCGGCGGGGGGACGGGCGACCGGATCGGCGGCGTCGGCTTTGCCCGGGTTGAAAGCTCCGTGGCCGGGCTCGCCGAAGAGGGAGGGCGCCGGGTGAGCGACGGACCGGGCGCGTCGCGCACCGACGAGGAAATCCAGATCGTTTTCGACCGCTACAAGGCGACGCTCTATCGGATCTACAACAAGGAGTTGCGCAAGGACCCGACCTTGCGCGGAAAGATCCTGCTCAAGATCACCATCGAACCGGGAGGGGAGGTCTCCCTGTGCAAAGTGGAGTCCACCGACCTCGCTTCCCCCGAGCTGGTGGCCCAGATTGTCGACCGCGTCGAGAAGTTCAACTTCGGCCCGAAGGACGGGGTGCCGAAAACGACCATCCTCTACCCGATCGACTTCCTCCCTGCCGGGTAG
- a CDS encoding ExbD/TolR family protein, with translation MARRSHSRRRSKDAPDLDITSFLNLMVVLIPFLLISAVFSRVTILELSVPTTAGGAAVGQQNFSIEVIVRRAGLEIANGATVEAAIAKKDDEYDLKKLSEMLIRLKADYPEKEDATVLMEPDIEYNYLVQIMDTVRSAEIRVEGSEEVKKMVLFPNISIGDAP, from the coding sequence ATGGCCAGACGATCTCATTCACGACGGCGGAGCAAGGACGCACCGGACCTGGACATCACCTCTTTTTTGAACCTGATGGTGGTCCTGATCCCGTTTCTCCTCATCAGTGCCGTCTTCTCTCGGGTGACGATCCTCGAGCTGAGCGTACCGACCACCGCCGGCGGCGCGGCCGTGGGGCAGCAGAATTTCAGTATCGAAGTGATCGTCCGCCGAGCCGGGCTGGAAATTGCCAACGGGGCCACGGTCGAGGCGGCGATTGCCAAAAAGGACGATGAGTACGACCTGAAGAAGCTCTCGGAAATGCTCATTCGCCTCAAGGCCGATTACCCGGAGAAGGAGGATGCGACGGTTCTGATGGAACCGGACATCGAATATAACTACCTGGTCCAGATCATGGACACGGTGCGCAGTGCCGAAATCCGGGTGGAAGGAAGTGAAGAGGTCAAGAAAATGGTCCTCTTCCCCAACATATCCATTGGAGATGCCCCATGA
- a CDS encoding ExbD/TolR family protein, translated as MRESRRMRRMSRNKKKGTFLNLTSLMDVFTILVFFLLSNSSASEVVTTPKEIKLPDSIVEAKPRETVVIMVTPEAVLIQGDAIIGTSELLKQGNDQIPAIMKRLDDLQRNIIGINTRTAVDSQEVTILADRTIPFSVLKKIMSSCTLSGYGKISLAVIQKASQG; from the coding sequence ATGAGAGAGTCGAGGCGCATGCGACGGATGTCGCGAAACAAAAAGAAGGGGACGTTTCTCAACCTGACCTCGCTCATGGATGTCTTTACCATTCTGGTCTTCTTTCTCCTCTCCAACTCTTCGGCCAGCGAAGTGGTGACGACACCCAAGGAGATCAAGCTCCCCGATTCGATCGTCGAGGCCAAACCGCGGGAAACCGTGGTGATCATGGTGACTCCGGAGGCGGTGCTGATTCAGGGGGATGCCATCATCGGGACGTCCGAACTGCTGAAACAGGGGAACGATCAGATCCCGGCCATCATGAAGCGTCTCGACGACCTGCAGCGCAACATCATCGGGATCAACACCCGGACGGCCGTCGACAGCCAGGAAGTCACCATCCTGGCCGACCGAACGATACCGTTCAGTGTCCTCAAGAAAATAATGTCAAGCTGCACGCTTTCCGGATACGGGAAAATATCCCTGGCAGTCATCCAGAAAGCCTCTCAGGGTTAG
- a CDS encoding tetratricopeptide repeat protein has translation MSRRLLLPALLLLLLAGCAPLDDQGTIAQLRNRQIELKDVKLEGGLEKAMESYRRFLEETPTSALSPEAIRRLADLKVEKEYGLITESGKSNERPPARLPAPKETPPPVAAAARETAPPPAVAGESEAAFETRATLGTPLAETTVPKDEAAPVLVDLERAGALEAIELYRKLLNDYPLYQRNDQVLYQMSRAYEELGRIEEAMEVMDRLVRDFPESRYLDEVQFRRAEYFFTHRRYLDAEDAYTSIVEIGVASSYFQLALFKLGWTFYKQELYEEALHRFIALLDYKVSVGYDFAQKEDEIEAKRMEDTFRVISLGFSNIGGAGAVADYFAAYGKRSYEDGVYANLGEYYYDKRRYSDATATYSAFVSRNPFHARSPLFHMRIIEINIAGGFPSLVIDSKKAFATTYGLKAEYWGHFDPSLRPDVLGHLKTNLTDLANHYHALYRDPRKAKEKPDNFAEALHWYREFLVSFPAASESPAINYLLADLLLENRSFAEAAVEYEKTAYDYPRHEKSATAGYAAVFAFREDLGALPPAEREPVKRQAVRSSLKFAETFPTHEKAAIVLGAAADDLYDLGDYEESLAAALWLVQAFPATEVDIRRGAWLIVAHSSFKLLLYAEAESAYGEVLALLPEGDKARGELLDNLAASIYKQGEKARALEDYRGAASHFLRVGAMAPDSKFRPTAEYDAAAVLTLLQDWKMTATVLLGFRANFPGHELQPEVTKKLAYVYRQDGLLSLSANEYERIERESTDDEVRQEALLAAAQLHVESGDTPRALTVYRRYVGYFPRPVELNLETRGKIAAILKEQKEKDAYLDELRALVAIEAAAGDERTPRTRFLAAGAALVLAELSYDQFVAVPLVKPFKVNLAKKQTLMKAAVKDFSRLLDYEVGEVTAAATYYLAEIYAHLSAALLGSERPEGLTPLEMEQYELAIEEQAYPFEEKAITVHKSNLELISLGIYNPWIDRSLQKLAEVLPARYARPEEESPIIASLDSYTFAVDRPQPPVVETETEEPVQVEESVPVAETVPVEEASVEEASVEEASVEEASVEEALPVEEAVPVEEAVPVEEAVPVEVGPDEPTGEPVGTTSMGE, from the coding sequence ATGAGCCGCCGTCTTCTCCTGCCAGCGCTTCTTCTTCTCCTCCTTGCCGGCTGCGCTCCCCTCGACGATCAGGGGACGATCGCCCAGTTGCGCAACCGGCAGATCGAACTCAAGGACGTGAAGCTCGAGGGGGGGCTCGAGAAGGCGATGGAGAGTTATCGGCGCTTTCTCGAGGAAACCCCGACCTCCGCCCTGTCGCCGGAAGCGATTCGTCGCCTGGCCGATCTGAAGGTCGAAAAAGAATACGGGCTCATCACCGAGAGCGGCAAGTCGAACGAGCGGCCTCCGGCGCGATTGCCGGCTCCGAAGGAAACGCCGCCGCCCGTGGCCGCGGCCGCCCGGGAGACAGCGCCGCCGCCCGCCGTCGCCGGGGAGTCCGAGGCCGCCTTCGAAACCCGGGCGACCCTCGGTACCCCCCTGGCCGAAACGACCGTGCCGAAAGACGAGGCGGCGCCGGTCCTGGTCGATCTGGAAAGGGCCGGGGCCCTCGAGGCCATCGAGCTCTACCGGAAACTCCTCAACGACTACCCCCTCTACCAGCGCAACGACCAGGTGCTGTACCAGATGTCCCGCGCCTACGAGGAGCTCGGGCGGATCGAGGAAGCGATGGAGGTCATGGACCGGCTGGTGCGCGACTTTCCCGAGTCCCGGTATCTCGATGAGGTGCAGTTCCGCCGCGCCGAGTATTTCTTCACCCACCGGCGCTATCTCGACGCCGAGGACGCCTACACGAGCATCGTCGAAATCGGCGTCGCCTCCTCCTATTTCCAGCTGGCGCTCTTCAAGCTCGGCTGGACCTTCTACAAGCAGGAACTCTACGAAGAGGCCCTGCACCGGTTCATCGCCCTCCTCGACTACAAGGTGTCGGTGGGCTACGACTTTGCCCAGAAGGAAGACGAAATCGAGGCCAAGCGCATGGAGGATACCTTCCGCGTCATCAGCCTCGGTTTTTCCAATATCGGCGGCGCCGGCGCCGTGGCCGATTACTTCGCCGCCTACGGCAAGCGCAGTTACGAGGACGGCGTCTATGCAAATCTCGGCGAATATTATTATGACAAACGCCGCTACAGCGACGCCACCGCCACCTACAGCGCCTTCGTGAGCCGCAATCCTTTTCACGCCAGATCGCCCCTCTTCCACATGCGGATCATCGAAATCAATATCGCCGGGGGTTTTCCCAGCCTCGTCATCGATTCGAAAAAGGCTTTCGCCACCACCTACGGTCTCAAGGCCGAATACTGGGGCCATTTCGACCCGAGCCTGCGCCCGGACGTCCTCGGTCATCTGAAAACCAACCTGACGGATCTGGCCAATCATTACCACGCCCTCTATCGGGATCCGCGCAAGGCCAAGGAGAAACCGGACAACTTCGCCGAAGCGCTGCACTGGTACCGGGAATTCCTCGTCTCCTTCCCGGCGGCGAGCGAGTCTCCGGCCATCAACTACCTGCTGGCCGATCTTCTCCTGGAGAACCGCTCCTTTGCCGAGGCGGCCGTGGAGTATGAAAAGACGGCCTACGACTATCCCCGTCACGAGAAATCGGCCACGGCCGGCTACGCGGCGGTTTTCGCCTTCCGGGAGGATCTTGGCGCCCTGCCGCCGGCCGAGCGGGAACCGGTCAAGCGCCAGGCGGTCCGTTCGTCCCTGAAGTTTGCCGAAACCTTCCCGACCCATGAGAAGGCGGCCATCGTTCTCGGGGCGGCCGCCGATGATCTCTACGACCTCGGGGATTACGAGGAGAGTCTGGCGGCGGCGCTCTGGCTCGTTCAGGCCTTCCCCGCCACCGAGGTCGACATCCGGCGCGGGGCCTGGCTGATCGTCGCCCATTCGTCCTTCAAGCTCCTCCTCTACGCCGAGGCTGAATCCGCCTACGGGGAGGTTCTGGCGCTCCTTCCCGAAGGGGACAAGGCGCGCGGTGAGCTCCTCGACAACCTGGCGGCGTCGATCTACAAGCAGGGGGAAAAGGCCCGGGCCCTCGAGGATTACCGGGGGGCGGCCAGCCACTTCCTGCGGGTGGGGGCGATGGCTCCGGATTCCAAATTCCGGCCGACCGCCGAGTACGACGCCGCAGCGGTCCTGACCCTCCTCCAGGATTGGAAAATGACGGCCACCGTTCTCCTCGGTTTCCGCGCCAATTTCCCCGGTCACGAGCTGCAGCCCGAGGTGACCAAGAAGCTCGCCTATGTCTACCGGCAGGACGGCCTCCTTTCCCTGTCCGCCAACGAATATGAACGCATCGAGAGGGAGTCGACGGACGACGAGGTACGGCAGGAGGCCCTCCTGGCGGCGGCGCAACTCCATGTCGAATCCGGCGACACCCCCCGGGCCCTGACGGTCTACCGGCGGTACGTCGGCTATTTTCCCCGGCCGGTGGAACTCAACCTGGAAACCCGCGGCAAGATCGCCGCAATCCTCAAGGAGCAAAAGGAGAAGGACGCCTATCTTGACGAACTGAGGGCTCTCGTCGCCATCGAGGCGGCCGCCGGCGACGAGCGCACCCCGCGGACCCGGTTTCTGGCCGCCGGCGCCGCGCTGGTCCTGGCCGAGTTGAGCTATGACCAATTCGTCGCCGTCCCGCTGGTCAAGCCCTTCAAGGTCAATCTGGCCAAAAAGCAGACGCTCATGAAGGCGGCGGTGAAGGATTTCAGCCGGCTTCTCGATTATGAAGTCGGCGAGGTCACGGCCGCCGCCACCTACTATCTGGCCGAGATCTACGCCCACCTCAGCGCGGCCCTGCTCGGTTCCGAGCGCCCCGAAGGGCTCACCCCGCTGGAAATGGAGCAGTACGAGCTGGCCATTGAGGAGCAGGCCTACCCCTTCGAGGAGAAGGCGATCACCGTCCACAAGAGCAATCTCGAGCTGATTTCCCTGGGGATTTACAACCCGTGGATCGACCGGAGCCTGCAGAAGCTGGCGGAGGTCCTCCCCGCCCGCTATGCCCGGCCGGAGGAGGAGAGCCCCATCATCGCCTCCCTCGATTCCTACACCTTTGCCGTCGACCGGCCGCAGCCGCCCGTCGTGGAAACGGAAACGGAGGAGCCGGTACAGGTCGAGGAATCTGTGCCGGTCGCAGAAACGGTGCCGGTCGAGGAAGCGTCGGTCGAGGAAGCGTCGGTCGAGGAAGCGTCGGTCGAGGAAGCGTCGGTCGAGGAAGCCTTGCCGGTGGAGGAAGCGGTGCCTGTGGAGGAAGCGGTGCCGGTGGAGGAAGCGGTGCCGGTGGAGGTCGGGCCGGATGAGCCGACCGGAGAGCCTGTCGGCACAACGTCCATGGGAGAGTGA
- a CDS encoding tetratricopeptide repeat protein, with protein sequence MQVLIQHQSGRPNGFLALVLMLTVLAGCATAPKPIKDAVEEKAAVTEETSVTHFDDGRQGFVIREMSSMDGEARSDFAAAVVLLKEEKYDPAIELLEKVIAAAPGVSAPYINAALAYGETGKPEKAEGHLKTALSLVPGHPAASNVYGLLLRKGGRFAEAREIYETALKVFPEYLPARKNLGILCDLYLDDPSCALEQYEIYSQAKPEEEQVSIWVADLRLRLGVQQ encoded by the coding sequence ATGCAGGTCCTAATTCAACACCAGTCGGGGAGGCCCAATGGATTCCTGGCCCTTGTCCTGATGCTGACGGTTCTTGCCGGGTGCGCGACCGCCCCGAAGCCGATAAAGGATGCCGTCGAGGAGAAAGCCGCCGTCACGGAGGAAACGTCCGTGACGCACTTTGACGATGGCCGGCAGGGGTTTGTTATCCGTGAAATGTCGAGCATGGATGGAGAAGCACGGAGCGATTTTGCCGCCGCCGTCGTCCTGCTGAAGGAAGAGAAGTATGACCCGGCCATCGAACTCCTGGAAAAGGTGATCGCAGCCGCACCAGGGGTGAGCGCCCCCTATATCAACGCCGCTCTGGCCTACGGGGAGACCGGCAAGCCGGAAAAGGCCGAGGGGCATCTCAAAACCGCCTTGAGTCTGGTTCCCGGGCACCCGGCGGCAAGCAACGTCTACGGTCTGCTCCTCCGCAAGGGGGGCCGCTTTGCCGAGGCGCGGGAGATCTACGAGACGGCCCTCAAGGTTTTTCCCGAGTATCTTCCGGCGAGGAAAAATCTCGGAATTCTCTGCGATCTCTACCTCGATGATCCGTCCTGCGCCCTCGAGCAGTACGAGATTTACAGCCAGGCCAAGCCCGAAGAGGAGCAGGTGTCCATATGGGTCGCCGATCTCCGCCTGCGGCTCGGGGTCCAGCAATGA
- a CDS encoding MotA/TolQ/ExbB proton channel family protein — protein sequence MEIIYSMVAFFQKGGLFMYPILIVFAVGMAIAVERWVQLNLIRQRNRKMWGQVQPLLAEGDFDQAREMTNDDKSTIAQMLSMGLARQGAVRRREDIEIAMEECMMEIIPQLEKRTPYIALLSNIATLLGLLGTIMGLIEAFTAVANANPAEKADLLSASISVAMNTTAFGLMAAIPLLLLHAKLTSTTGQIVDSLEMASVKALNSISNSSKRQFPAG from the coding sequence ATGGAAATCATCTATTCAATGGTGGCGTTTTTTCAAAAGGGCGGGCTCTTCATGTACCCCATCCTCATCGTCTTTGCCGTCGGCATGGCCATCGCCGTCGAGCGCTGGGTCCAGTTGAACCTGATCCGGCAAAGAAACCGCAAGATGTGGGGGCAGGTGCAGCCGCTCCTCGCCGAGGGGGATTTCGACCAGGCGCGGGAGATGACCAACGACGACAAATCGACTATCGCCCAGATGCTGAGCATGGGGCTGGCGCGCCAGGGGGCGGTCCGCCGTCGTGAAGACATCGAGATCGCCATGGAAGAGTGCATGATGGAGATCATCCCCCAGCTGGAAAAACGCACCCCCTACATCGCGCTCCTCTCCAACATCGCCACCCTCCTCGGGCTCCTCGGCACCATCATGGGGCTGATCGAGGCCTTCACCGCGGTGGCCAACGCCAACCCCGCCGAGAAGGCCGACCTCCTCTCCGCCAGCATCTCGGTGGCCATGAACACCACCGCCTTCGGCCTGATGGCGGCAATCCCGCTCCTTCTCCTGCACGCCAAGCTGACCTCGACCACAGGCCAGATCGTCGACAGCCTGGAGATGGCCTCGGTCAAGGCGCTCAACTCCATCTCCAATTCTTCCAAGCGTCAGTTCCCGGCGGGGTGA